The genomic segment ATTTCCAGGACTTATTTCCCTCACCCCAGTGGACCACGCTCTCTCCCTTGGGTATGCAAGCTCCACTTTGGAGACAgcaccctctctcttctcctgtccTCTGGGGTCACTGCCTCCGAAAAGACTGAAGCAAAGGATCTTCGAAGGATGTTAGCCAACAAAGCCAGCATCCAAGAGGCTGGGAAATGGTTTTGTGTGGACTCAACGACCATTGCGGCCATCACCTCCTGGGAGAGCCATGCTGGGTGGGTCCTCAGAGATGCCTGGGGAGATACAGGAAACGGATTTGGATTCGGGCTGATGCAGGTAGGACAGCAAAGCCGTGCAGGCTGGTTCAGTTGGCTGTTGGATTTTGGCTGTAAAACATCACAGGAGGTTAAGggactgttttattttatagcaCGAAAATGATCCCAACTCGTACTCTGTGGCAAGTTTTAAGTGGGCAAAATGCGCCTTTCCAGGTCCCCTCTTTCACGGGCTCTGCCCTGCACGTCTTCTACCcaatcccagctccctccctggggcACCACCTCCCTCTGTGCTCCAGACAGGCTGTTGCTCCCTGAGAACCATCACTTTCCCACTTGCTTCCCCCACCAGACTGAACTGATGACCTAAGGAGAGCAGAGAGTGGCTTGGAGGTAACTTTTCTGAACAGCTGCCGCTTCCCTGAGTATTCCTGAAGACTCAAGGCCTTAATTCGAtgactgcatttctttttttcttttattcattttagttgtttttttccagttttattaagatacaattgacatacaacactgtctgtttaaggtgtacagcatgatttgACTTACACATACTGTGGAATGATTaaaaagtttagttaacatccatcatctcatacggatgcacacacacaaaagaatttaacgtgatgagaatttttaggaTCTACTTTCTTACCAACTTTCAAAATACATCAACAGCAGTGTTAACTCTAGTCATCACATTGTACATTACTTCCCTAGTACTtgtcttacaactggaagtttaggccttttgaccactttcatcccattcccactcccccacctctgGCCTATGGTAACAACaaatctggtctctttttctatgacgtttctttttagattccacgtatgagtgagatcatatagtGTTAGTCTtggtctcacttatttcacttagcaaaatgctgtcaaggtccattcatggtgttggaaatgacagaatttccttctttttatggctgaataatagatatatatattgaatatatatataatgtatgtatgtatatatatatatgtatatgtatatctatgctacatttggtttatccattcatccattgatagacacttaggttgtttccatgtcttggctattgttaaaTAATGCTGTTACGAACGTGGGGTTACAGAATAGACCCCCAGAGACAAAGTGGTGTCTAGTTGGGGAACAAGAGCGTGCTCTGGTGGGAGCTGGGGAGATGGTCCGCTAGGACTGTGGTCCAGGGGCCAGAAGGGCTCTGGTGTTAGAAAGAAGCCCAAGGTTGATGGTGAAcaaggaggaagtggggaggaggtgggTCTAAGGACAGAGAAGACCCCGGTACCCAAGACGAAGAAGCCGGTGGGGATGAGTAGGAGTGAAAGAGGACAAGTGACAAGTATGAGGACACAGTGGCCAGGGGACTCCGGAGCAAAGTGGTAAGGCCAGCTGTGGGGGTGGGAATGCCAGTGAGAATGGAGGGGCCTTGGCAGAGAGGGCCCTGGCGGCAGAACAAGAGCCAGTGATGAGGTGCAAAAgtgtggtggggggcagggcccgCCGGTGAGGAGGGAGACCTGCCCGGAGCCTGGACGGCTTCAGTGAAGGGAAACGGGCCTGTGGAAGGCAATCCAGCAGAGGCTGGGAGACCTTGTAATGCCCTCTGAGAAGGTGGAGGCTGGGGTTATGGGGGCTCAGAAAGAGGACCATGAACACTGAAGTGGGCACAGAGGATGCAGTATCTTCTCCAAGCTCCCCAAATAGCAGAATGCCAGCTTTGGAAGACAACctgtatgtacatatatggaaACACCTCACAGCCAGGATAACGACACACAGTTGCTGACAGTTGCCCTTATCAAGGAGCTTCCCTGGAACTCCCTGGGGCTGCAGGGGACAGGGTACAAGCCTCAGTTAGGGCGGAACAGGGGCAAGGTGTCCTGGCAGGGGTAGCGGCACCTGACGGTTTCTCCTGTCCTGTTTCCTGCACCCCATTTCTCACCAAGGCTTTATCCCACATTCTCTTCCCTAGAGATTGCCCTGACATGTCAGGCCAAGCTGTCCTGAGGCCCTGGAATTGTACCAGCCTTCCTGGGAAAAAGGAACACAGAAAGCAGGGAAGTGATGGACCTCCTGCACAGAAGAGAAAGCAGGACTGGCGccgcttgtttttttttttacagctttattggagtataattgctttacaatggtgtgtcagtttctgctttataacaaatccACTTGAGTTTTTTTCTGGCAAGCTCTCCAGGCTGGGAAAACAGCAGACTGGGTTACCTGTGGTGAAGGAAGGAGCAGAGATACTCTAAGGAGGTCGAGGCTGAGTAGAATGATCCTTAGCAGCTTAGACCCGAGAGCCACAAGAATTAGTATCGGGAGTGCAGGCTGGCCACAGACCACCAGACACACCTGGAGCTGGATAAGTTCCCTTTATTGCATCTCAGGAAAAGTCCTTTGGGAAGGACTTTAAAGGATCTGGGCTCTTATTAGATGATTTTGATGAGTGTTCAAAGAAGCATGGTTTGCTCTGGATTGGATGCTGTCAGGAAAAGAGAGATGGCTCTATGATTGGTGTCTTCATGAATCTCATCTAGAAGGTGAGAGGCATGAAGCGAGGCTAACGCTGTGTGGTGAGAAGCAGCAGGGCCCACATTACCCAGAAGAGGGGATATGCCTCATTTTTCCGGCTTGAACAATGCTTGTGTTTTCGTCTGCGCTCGGATGTGGTTATGGAGGGAGCTTGTCTTCGCCTTGATCCATCAGTTACAGAGCAGCTTCATCTGATGTTGGTGACCTGTGAAATTGCTTACGTTCAATAGGCAACACCTGTCAGTGCTGGGCCGGCTCCTAGACACACGGAGGCTTTCCAGTCCAGCTCCTGGCTGTCACAGCTGCTCTTCTCTGATGCCCCTCTTCAGCCAAAGGCAGACAAAGTCAGACCACAAGGCATCAATCCACGACGTCCAGATTTTCACTGGTCAAGATTTTGTCAGTTAAGACCAGGAGGATGTCCAGAGGGCATAGTCTTTGTTGGACTAGGGCCAGTTGTAGGATGAGTTGTTGAGTCACCTGATGTGCCGACGGCTGCACCGCAGCATTTAAGTTTTTGGACAGGATACACTGAGCAACTGTAACACAGGCAATGACCAGAAGCAAAAGGATCATGAGTCTTGTGACAAGACTTAAAGTCAGGGTCCCAGATTATAAAACCCAGGCAATGAAAACATGTCCCAGAATCCAGCTGGGTCTTTTAGAGATCGGATGGATTTTTTGTTTATCCTAATATCCACAGTTGTGCTTGCCCTGTAGTTCATAAATGCAGCAAGAAGTACAAACCACCCTCCACCAGCTTAGAGGAAATCAAGGTGTTCAAAGGGGCCTTGAGCATCCTGTCCAGTCTTGTCAGAATCTTGTCGGGATTGTGTTGTTGGCAGGTAGGATGTGCAGTGGAAAAATCCTCAGTGGTATCTTGAAAATTACCCTACTAATGCTGGTTCAATACTATTGCCAATTTTTCTCTGCTTTACGGGTAATATCActactttttgatatttttaatatcacaATATTTGCTAAATTTCACTTTTTATCACGGTCACCTCCTTACATATAGAAAAGCATGTCAAAGCTCTTTAATTCACTGTCAATGTTATAGGGGCTCCTGTGATGGGCATTTGTTTCTAAAGCATTTCAATGTCATGGACTATCTCCAAATCATCTACCTATCCTATCAGTATATTTACTTTTGTGATTTGGCAGATCTGGGAGAGGGCATTGAATGGACACAATTTTTGAGAAAAGCTTATAATTCAAGGGTAAATTTGAGTCTGATGacacttttaattttactttctaagTATGAATAATCTACATACACAATTAAATCAGAGTTATCCAAGGGGGTCTTCAGAAGGTCAGTGCAGGGTATACATAGTTCCCTGAGGCAGGCAATTATGGGCTGTTCCtttgtgggagagggaaggaggtggctGGGTTTAGAGAGGGGCAGTGATGCGTGACAGAAAAGCACCAGTACTTCCTAGGTTAGGTGACTAGCTGAAAGATGCTGAGAGCTTACTGTCAATGGAAGAATCTATACAGCACAGCATGGGAAACCATTAAGATGAGTGGAGACCCTAGAACTAAACCAGCTGAAGTTTTCACACTTTTGTTGTCACTGCTGTGGTTCTTAGACAAGATGGATATATATGTTTTGGCTACTGGAGCTAAAGAAAGACTGAAATAAGCAAAGGGCCTCTGGTGATTTCCATTTAACTGAAGCAGTTCCCTAGTGCCTGTTCAGATTTATAATAaaaggaaagggggtggggcaAGGGGAGGATCTGTGAATCCAAAACAATGGAGGAAACATTTGGAAGATAGTTTTATTGTACCAGTCTTTGTGTCCAAGGACTATGTTTCTTTTAACTTGAAAAACATATTCATTGAAAGATATTTAATAGACCTTACTTATATATAACTAACCTAGGAAGATCAACTCCTTTTTTAATTTGTCAGGATTGTTTTAACAGTAAGtttggtagggacttccctggtggcgcagtggttaagaatctgcctgccaacgcaggggacagttcgagtcctggtcccggaagatcccacatgccgcggagcaactaagcccgtgcgccacaactactgagcctgcactctagagcccgcgacccacaactactgagcacatgtgccacaactactgaagcccatgcgactagagcctgtgctccacaacaagagaagccaccgcaatgagaagcccacacaccacaacgaagagtagcccctgctcgccgcacctGGAGAAaggccgcgtgcagcaacgaagacccaacgcagccaaagtataaattaattaattaattaaaagaaaataagcttGGTAGACAAAAATTCTCACAATAGAATTGAAGTTTGGAGAACCTTTGGACAATCATTCCTATTGCCCTTACTTTTATGTGGTTGAGAGAGAATCTTTCTTTATGCCATCTAATGGCCACTTTAGAAAATCCACAGATAGTGCAGGCATAAAATTCATCctaacaattttattattttgaatctaCGTATGATTTTGGGAAAGGCAAAATCAAGACTAGTTTTTATAGAAGACAAGATATGTGATAAGTACCCCAAAATAGGAaataatttgatgaaaaatacCTTAGTTTACccaaattctatttttacttttattttacattattcatGCACAGATTGTAGTAATTactaatatacatttatatgcaaGTATTTAGGcatgtgtaaatatatttaagacaTTTAAAGCTTATATTGAATACCTAtagatttaaaacataatttatcagtaatattaaatacaaaatgtACATATCACTAAATTTACCATGTTAATAAGCAGAAAATCATATCTATTATgttaaatacatatttgtatttctctgtaaTTACTGTGCCTGGTATAATTAACTGTTTATATTCTCTTGAAGTGatcaactgtttttcttttctccagaaaataaagaaaattagagaacagaaaatgaattgtttggctatttttttctccatgagcactcatttcatatcattttaataattttgagggaaaaagaaacataaataatattattcAAAGGCATTTTCATCATTTGTTAATAGATTGCCATTCTGAGAAATAAgggtaaaaattttatttagtgaCTCATGTTTTGTATCAGTTTCTTATTTAGAAACTGTCCAGACTTCCAGTTTTAATTAACTGTTTACCAAGGTCTTAAAGCTGAGAAaagtttaaatgtataaaatagattttgacacatatacataaaaagaGAGCGACAGATGGTTTAGACAGTAACTTGGACCCTTGATATTTTTATCAAGCTGTGTGATCAAAAAGCCAGTACTTAATACTCCTCAAAGtatagaaaggaaggaggggataTTAAATATCctctatattaaataaaatggtcttttattttttaatgaaaaacaagacaaataatGTCTGCATGGAGGGTTCttcactttttgttcttttttgttctaaAGTACCTCCCAAACATACAATCTTGCTCGTGTCAAAAGCTCCCTAAAATGGCCAGTGCAATTCCAACTTGTCCTTGGTGAAACTGTGACAGTTAGAATGATAAGCATACTAGTTAGTATTGTTAacaagaaaagatgaagaaaacacgTGTTTGGCCTGAAAGAGGCACCATTTAGATTGAGAAGACCTTGAGAACTGGAATGGCCCTTAAAAAGAGTGCTTGGGTAACTTTTGTCTCCCCTGAGCCTGACCAAAGGCCAATGGTCACCAAGGAGTGGCCAGAAAAACCTGAAATAAAGCAATTCTCTAAGACACAAAGACAGGACAGAAGAAGTCCTTGTAAGGTTTGAAATGATGGGAGGCAAAGGAGTACCATTCTGGGGAATCCCCTGGGTGCAACTTAAGGATGGACTGACTGGGTTTGGCAGGTCGACTTTACAGAGGCCTCCCTGATCCTGGCCCCTGGTGGTCACACCTTTGTGGAATTCCCCTCTTCCTTGAGTGTGAGCTGGACCTGTAACTTGCTTCCAACCAATGGAATGCAACAGAGGAGACAGAATCTAGGCCACTGCATTTATATGATTACCTAAGAGGGTAGCACCCATCTTGCTAAAGTCTCTCACTCCAGTGTTGGTTTTGAAGAAGCAACTTGCCATGAATTTTATAACCACGAGGAAATGACTTCTGCCAACAACCTGGGAGAGCTTGGAAGCAGATACCTGCCCTGTCAAGGATCTGAGGAGAACCCAGCTTTGGCTGATGCCTTTTTTGAAGGcttgtgagaccctaagcagatGAGCGGGCTAAGCTGTGCCCAGAGTCCTGACCGAGAGAAACAGCAGGGTGATGAGCATGTGTGGTTTTAAGCGGCTGAGACTGTGATAATATGTTACGTgacaacagaaaacaaatgctCTAGCCTATGCTCATCTCCCTACAGGCTTTTCCTCTTCTGGGCAATTTCACTTCTAAATATCCAACTTATCATTCAGATATTTTCCTCTAGTCATGAGCAGCAGGTTAAAATTACTTACCAAAACTTTATGAGACTCTTTGGGTAAAAATTAACCAAtggtcttttccccattttaaacaTTAATATTAGCCTAGTAAAAGAGGCAGCAAAACATTAGCAGGGGCTGCTTTTATCAATATTTATACAGCTGGCCTCAATCCAACTCCAGCGAGGACAGCTTCTGTTGAGGCATACAGGTCTCTCTCCAGTTAGACCCAGCCCTTCGAAGTTAGTGTCCTTCTGCTTTATATCCTCTCCAGGCCGTACCTATACTGGATATTCAATAATTGTggaattgaaagtgtgattaccCTGAAGCTTATTAATTAATGATATCTGGCTTCACTTCACACAGCACTTCTACGTGATGCCAAAACTCTATGACAGGACAGATGCTGGGACCATAGGCAGCGAGTATGCCAATGTCACTGCTGCCTGAGCCAAATTTTACgagacaaggaaaataaagggcAGCTAGAACTCTTGAGTCCTCAGCACCAACTTCAGTTAGCTGCCACCGAATTTCCCGGTACTGAACCTCTCTTAAAATTCTtacttctccccacccctccaggtatctgaaatagaataaaaggaaataaaacaactttccctaaatgattttttccttctcttttttcttttaaatagcaaCCTCAACTATTGGCAGAGGTTTCTAGGAATTCAAGGAACATCAATAAAGTTTAGGCCAAATGAGGTTTATAATTAGAAAACAGATACTATTTTGGGTATTGAATTTAAGGATAAAATGAAGCCAAGTCCACATACCTATTTATAGACACCACAGCACAGAGCAGCCGGTCCAGCTGCACCCAGTGTCTAATGCTTCTGGCTGAATCTCTGCTCTCCAGGGGAACAGACTAAGCTCCTTTAGGGCAGGGACCACATTCTGGTCAGCTCTGGATTTCTCCAACACATAACACACTCTTCACTCAAAGGGCCACTCATAGAATGTGATGAATTCAATTAAacgagaaaacaatttttttaaaacgttAACGACGATTGCTAAGGTGACATCTGAACCCACATGTTCAAACATTGCCATCCTTACCCATTTTCCAGTGAAACTACTGGAGGGAAAGCGGACAGAATTAAACCAATTAATAGCACTAAAACCTCCAAGCCTACACCAAGGAAGAATCACACCATGTTTAGCCAGTGAAAATGActagaatttaaaacatattttaatgagAACACTTTCTCACCATCTTGAGATAGAAATGACTTGCACTTTTTACTCTGAAGCCGCGAGGCCATCAGGACTTATTCACTTCCTGGTCCGTGGGGTTCTGAAGCCACCCCACCACCAGCTCTCCAGTGCTCTTGAGGCACGTGCTGGACATGTCCTCCTCTCTTGGGAGACCCTGCGGCAGCTTCAGGGGCTTGATTCTGTGACATAAGGGAATGCTTTTAGAGTTATACTAGGTAACACGTTTTAAGAAACTGCTGGAATAACAAACAACAAACCTTATCAAATGTTTAACCACTTTCAGTTTTGCATTCACCGAAGGGATATTCTTGTGAACTTGAGGAGTATGTGCCtacaaacaaaggaaacaatgttATGGATCAATTTCAAAAGCACAGATGGTCCCATGTTACAGGAAAAGGTTCAGGTGTAGGCTCATTCTGTCTAAATCAAACTTCCAAATATATTACGTGAAATCATACatttaaacaaaagttttaaaagtggaaaatttaaagcaaatttaAACAACACTAAAGATGACTAAAATAGTTACGTACTTTCTGTAACCCAAGCATCTTTATTATATCTTTCTCCCAATATGGACgtctttttgtactttttattctgGTAACAATATGCAGTTTATGAGGCTGCTGGGGATCCCCACCATATTTTTCATGATCTTCAGGTGAAGGTTGAAAAacctggaaaggaagaattataAACGGTAAATTTTCAATTTCCACAGCTTCTAGgtgcttcctttatttttttttccttaaaaaaacttcaAACAACTACATAATGATTTCATCCCTAATAGTTTATAATCCTCACCTTCAAATTGAACATTTCTACCAGTCTGATTACTCAGGTAGATGGAGTCTAAGAATTTCATACTCTAAGAAAAATACCACACAGGtaagggtttgttttgttttgcttttattaagAGAAAAGCAGGAGCAACCAGATGACACTAAAGAGTTCAAATGTCAAGAGAATATGTTGCATTATATGAGCTGGGCCTTGGgctgcaccccctcccccattcaaGTAGGGGGACAAACAAAAACTTACAATGACAATAACACATGAGTATTATAAAAAGTACGTATTCACTGCAACCCCGAATAAGGATGTTATGTATAAGACTATTTGTaatactgaaattttttttttttttttttttttttttgcggtacgtgggcctctcactgttgtggcctctcccgttgcggagcacaggctccggacacgcaggctcagcggccatggctcacgagcccagccgctccgcggcacgtgggatcttcccggaccgcggcacaaacccgt from the Globicephala melas chromosome 12, mGloMel1.2, whole genome shotgun sequence genome contains:
- the MRPL30 gene encoding large ribosomal subunit protein uL30m isoform X1, with protein sequence MWSPAPWSSRTEPPRLGSLAGKGSQPLRRTVTTLMAGILRSIVQRPPGRLQMVTKGVEPLVRTDWIRHKFTKSRIPDKVFQPSPEDHEKYGGDPQQPHKLHIVTRIKSTKRRPYWEKDIIKMLGLQKAHTPQVHKNIPSVNAKLKVVKHLIRIKPLKLPQGLPREEDMSSTCLKSTGELVVGWLQNPTDQEVNKS
- the MRPL30 gene encoding large ribosomal subunit protein uL30m isoform X2, which encodes MAGILRSIVQRPPGRLQMVTKGVEPLVRTDWIRHKFTKSRIPDKVFQPSPEDHEKYGGDPQQPHKLHIVTRIKSTKRRPYWEKDIIKMLGLQKAHTPQVHKNIPSVNAKLKVVKHLIRIKPLKLPQGLPREEDMSSTCLKSTGELVVGWLQNPTDQEVNKS